From Nicotiana tabacum cultivar K326 chromosome 15, ASM71507v2, whole genome shotgun sequence, the proteins below share one genomic window:
- the LOC107770179 gene encoding uncharacterized protein LOC107770179, translating into MSRLAVLPIQSPCSSSTASICHWAPRLRRKAHLRRKATVFCSADEVDFKVLTSVTSSYNNIVILDTPDSRVLLLDSSNNVHSILHKGKKWTDAYWDEFATLPAIVPRGPIAIFGLGGATAAHLMLELWPSLQLVGWEIDEILIEKAREYLGLSDLEKHNEGGGVLEVHIGDVFSPSVTIPGGYAGIIVDLFSDGKVLPQLQEVTTWLEMNKMLMPNGRLMVNCGAATKEWSNTSSEMIQPEISEKDDPRELNATINALCKAFPGQVSWKKLPKRAGENFLALTGPLPDLAIWSARFPDQLSSSVKEWRSCMPS; encoded by the exons ATGAGCAGGCTTGCTGTATTACCCATTCAAAGCCCCTGCTCCTCTTCCACTGCCTCTATTTGCCATTGGGCTCCGCGTTTAAGGAGGAAGGCGCATTTGAGAAGAAAGGCGACAGTATTCTGCTCTGCTGATGAAGTGGATTTTAAGGTGCTCACTTCTGTCACAAGTAGTTATAATAACATAGTTATCCTCGACACTCCCGACTCACGTGTGCTGCTTCTCGACTCTTCCA ATAATGTGCATAGCATTCTTCACAAGGGAAAGAAGTGGACTGATGCATATTGG GATGAGTTTGCCACCTTGCCGGCCATTGTTCCAAGGGGTCCAATTGCAATTTTTGGCTTG GGGGGCGCAACTGCTGCACATTTGATGCTTGAACTATGGCCTTCTTTGCAGCTTGTTGGATGGGAGATAGATGAAATT TTGATTGAAAAAGCAAGAGAATATCTTGGGCTTTCTGATCTGGAGAAACATAATGAAGGTGGTGGTGTATTGGAAGTTCATATTGGAGATGTATTTTCTCCATCTGTTACTATTCCTGGAGGTTATGCAG GTATAATAGTTGATTTGTTTTCTGATGGAAAGGTTTTGCCCCAACTGCAAGAG GTCACAACTTGGTTGGAGATGAATAAGATGTTGATGCCCAATGGTCGGCTCATGGTGAATTGTGGTGCTGCTACCAAAGAATGGTCTAATACTTCTTCTGAAATGATCCAACCAGAAATTTCCGAAAAGGATGATCCTAGGGAACTTAACGCAACTATCAACGCATTATGCAAGGCATTTCCTGGGCAG GTAAGCTGGAAAAAGTTGCCAAAGAGAGCAGGAGAAAATTTTCTTGCGCTGACAGGACCATTACCAGATTTGGCTATTTGGTCTGCTCGTTTCCCGGATCAATTAAGCTCAAGTGTTAAAGAATGGAGAAGTTGCATGCCTTCGTGA
- the LOC107792591 gene encoding putative aquaporin NIP5-1, producing the protein MPEFESPVSAPATPGTPTPLFSSIRVDSMESNYDRKSMPRCKCLPLDAPTWGTPHTCLSDFPAPDVSLTRKLGAEFVGTFILIFAATAGPIVNQKYSGVESLIGNAACAGLAVMIVILSTGHISGAHLNPSLTIAFAALRHFPWVQVPAYVAAQVSASVCASFALKGVFHPFMSGGVTVPSVNTGQAFALEFLITFNLLFVVTAVATDTRAVGELAGIAVGATVMLNILVAGPSSGASMNPVRTLGPAVAAGNYKSLWIYLVAPTLGALAGAAVYTLVKLRGDDSTETPRQVRSFRR; encoded by the exons ATGCCGGAATTTGAATCACCAGTATCGGCGCCGGCAACGCCGGGGACACCAACGCCGCTATTCTCGTCGATTCGAGTGGACTCAATGGAGTCTAATTATGATCGAAAGTCAATGCCCCGATGCAAGTGCTTGCCTTTGGATGCTCCAACATGGGGCACCCCTCACACGTGTCTTTCTGACTTCCCTGCACCAGACGTCTCCCTCACCCGCAAG TTGGGAGCAGAGTTCGTGGGGACATTTATCCTTATATTTGCTGCAACAGCTGGGCCAATTGTGAACCAGAAGTACAGCGGCGTAGAATCTCTAATAGGAAATGCAGCTTGCGCTGGGCTGGCCGTTATGATCGTGATTCTGTCAACAGGCCATATTTCTGGAGCACATCTTAATCCGTCGCTCACCATCGCATTTGCAGCACTTCGTCACTTTCCGTGGGTTCAAGTGCCGGCCTATGTTGCAGCGCAGGTTTCAGCATCCGTTTGTGCTTCTTTTGCTCTCAAGGGTGTTTTTCATCCTTTCATGTCTGGTGGCGTTACTGTTCCTTCCGTAAACACTGGCCAGGCTTTTGCTCTCGAATTCCTCATCACATTCAATCTCCTTTTTGTTGTCACTGCTGTTGCTACCGACACCCGCGCG GTGGGAGAGTTGGCGGGCATTGCAGTTGGAGCTACAGTCATGCTCAATATTCTAGTGGCGGG GCCATCAAGTGGTGCTTCCATGAATCCAGTAAGAACTTTGGGACCAGCCGTTGCAGCAGGAAATTACAAGTCATTGTGGATATACTTAGTGGCTCCAACTCTGGGGGCTCTTGCAGGGGCAGCTGTTTATACGCTCGTCAAACTTCGAGGGGATGATAGTACTGAGACACCACGCCAGGTTAGGAGCTTCCGCCGCTAG